One window of uncultured Methanoregula sp. genomic DNA carries:
- a CDS encoding AAA family ATPase, producing the protein MPDHPFTIALSGKGGTGKTTVSSLLVRSFIDLGEAPVLAVDADPNANLHEALGVAVHETLGSMREEAFSRNIPPGMNRHDYVRYRFRQSLVESNGFDLVAMGRPEGSGCYCFANDLLSECMLQLEREYHFIVIDSEAGMEHISRGTIGKPDLLLIVSDPGARGLRTVARIREIATQLGLEKEKIHVVFNQYKTGAAPIDIGEESPIAIIPEDPSVESADLAATPVSQIPFDSPARVAVRELAAKIREMARSKKQ; encoded by the coding sequence ATGCCAGACCACCCATTCACGATTGCCCTCTCCGGCAAAGGCGGGACCGGGAAAACGACCGTCAGTTCCCTGCTGGTCCGCTCGTTCATTGATCTGGGGGAAGCCCCGGTCCTTGCCGTAGACGCCGACCCGAATGCCAACCTGCACGAGGCCCTTGGCGTTGCCGTCCACGAGACGCTCGGCAGCATGCGGGAGGAGGCATTCTCCCGGAACATCCCCCCGGGCATGAACCGGCACGACTACGTGCGGTACCGCTTCCGGCAGTCGCTGGTCGAGTCGAACGGCTTCGATCTCGTGGCCATGGGCAGGCCGGAAGGGAGCGGGTGCTATTGTTTTGCCAACGATCTCTTATCGGAATGCATGCTGCAGCTCGAACGCGAGTATCACTTCATTGTCATCGACTCGGAGGCAGGCATGGAGCACATCAGCCGGGGGACGATCGGCAAGCCCGACCTGCTCCTGATCGTAAGCGATCCCGGGGCCCGGGGTCTCCGGACCGTTGCCCGCATCCGGGAGATCGCAACCCAGCTAGGATTGGAGAAGGAGAAGATCCACGTGGTCTTCAATCAGTACAAGACCGGGGCAGCGCCGATCGATATCGGGGAGGAGTCCCCGATTGCGATTATTCCGGAGGATCCATCGGTCGAAAGTGCGGACCTTGCCGCAACACCGGTCTCGCAGATCCCGTTCGACAGCCCGGCCCGGGTTGCCGTGCGGGAGCTTGCGGCAAAGATCCGGGAGATGGCCCGGAGCAAAAAACAATGA
- a CDS encoding ABC transporter ATP-binding protein encodes MQDTPQREYGYNRLLREICLARPFTYLAVIVLSISGMLFAIISPLIMRSLIDDVLIGRNTSLLIPLLVAMAGIFLISALSNYLSARVRGTLNIFLYREFSSRVFSRIQQAEYASVRKFRTGDLLTRVTGNVMTVVQTAIRTIPQILVTSLGIILPVAIMVSLDAGLAVAVIVPALLFAFSALWFGKRMKAAQRPALEAEAGIQSYLKENLESAPLIRVFGLETWAEEKYERQLSRYTDTSISVVKLVSLSSAVTMLIYSVPTILILTLGSISVLDGTLTVGTLTAFIAYVSLFLSPVLQISDLWNSYKSSQASYERIGDVLELGPGTEGNVSLPVDGTGEIRFEEIGFSYDDRVILNNFNGHFTRGINYLIGENGSGKSTVLRLLCRLYSPDRGRITINGTELSSVRRDDLRSYVSIVFSDALIFDGSIYDNILIGNLSATRDKVMLAAHRAGLDNLINSLPQRFDTEVGESGHNLSSGEMQKIALARVLLRDSPVIVFDEFTRSIDAESKQSIYDVIRQLSNKTVIIVTHNKGDIQEGSNIVYMAGEPVPS; translated from the coding sequence ATGCAGGATACGCCACAGAGGGAATACGGATATAACCGGCTCCTCCGGGAGATCTGCCTTGCCCGTCCGTTCACGTACCTTGCCGTCATAGTGCTGAGTATCTCCGGCATGCTTTTTGCCATTATCAGCCCGCTTATCATGCGGAGCCTGATCGATGACGTGCTGATCGGCAGGAACACTTCTCTTCTTATCCCGCTTCTTGTCGCAATGGCGGGAATTTTTCTCATCTCTGCACTCTCGAATTACCTGTCTGCCCGGGTCAGGGGAACCCTGAACATATTCCTGTACAGGGAATTTTCCTCCCGCGTATTTTCCCGTATCCAGCAGGCAGAATATGCATCGGTCAGGAAATTCAGGACCGGCGACCTGCTGACACGGGTGACCGGCAATGTCATGACCGTTGTCCAGACAGCGATCCGGACAATCCCCCAGATTCTGGTAACCAGCCTCGGGATCATCCTGCCGGTCGCGATCATGGTCAGCCTGGATGCCGGGCTTGCCGTGGCCGTTATCGTGCCGGCGCTCCTGTTTGCTTTTTCCGCCCTCTGGTTCGGGAAACGGATGAAAGCAGCCCAGAGACCGGCACTCGAAGCAGAAGCAGGTATCCAGTCGTACCTCAAGGAAAACCTGGAATCGGCCCCGTTGATCCGGGTCTTCGGCCTGGAGACCTGGGCAGAGGAGAAGTACGAACGGCAGTTATCGCGCTACACCGATACCTCGATCTCGGTTGTTAAGCTGGTATCGCTGAGTTCTGCAGTCACCATGCTCATCTACAGCGTTCCCACCATCCTCATCCTGACGCTCGGGAGCATTTCTGTTCTTGATGGGACACTCACGGTCGGGACGCTGACCGCATTTATCGCGTACGTGAGCCTCTTTCTCTCACCCGTTCTGCAGATCTCGGATCTCTGGAATTCCTACAAGAGTTCCCAGGCGTCGTATGAACGGATCGGCGATGTGCTGGAACTCGGCCCCGGCACGGAGGGAAACGTTTCCCTGCCTGTGGACGGGACTGGAGAGATCCGTTTTGAGGAAATCGGGTTCTCGTATGACGACCGGGTTATCCTAAACAATTTCAACGGGCATTTCACCCGGGGAATCAATTACCTGATCGGGGAAAACGGGTCGGGAAAATCCACGGTACTCAGGCTTCTCTGCCGGTTATATTCCCCGGATCGCGGCAGGATCACCATCAACGGAACAGAATTATCATCGGTACGCAGGGATGACCTGCGATCGTACGTATCCATCGTCTTTTCCGATGCCCTGATCTTCGATGGCTCGATCTATGACAATATCCTGATCGGGAACCTGTCTGCCACACGGGACAAGGTGATGCTGGCTGCGCACCGGGCGGGTCTCGACAATCTGATAAATTCACTTCCCCAACGTTTCGATACCGAAGTGGGGGAGTCCGGCCACAATCTTTCGAGCGGGGAGATGCAGAAGATCGCGCTTGCCCGGGTCCTCCTGAGAGATTCGCCGGTCATAGTCTTTGATGAGTTCACACGGTCCATAGATGCCGAATCGAAACAGTCTATCTATGACGTGATCCGGCAGCTGAGCAACAAGACGGTGATCATCGTCACCCATAATAAGGGCGATATCCAGGAAGGCAGCAATATCGTGTACATGGCGGGAGAACCGGTTCCTTCCTGA
- the thsA gene encoding thermosome subunit alpha — translation MSQQLGGQQIVILRQGTTRTRGKEVQHSNIMAAKVIASAVRSTLGPRGMDKMLVNPAGGDVTITNDGATILGDIAVKHPGAKMVIEVALTQDKEVGDGTTTAIILVGALMEQAESMLDLGIHPTVIAEGYRMGMDKALEIVNRLSLKVDPSDRKTLLKIANTAITGKSIEQVKGKLDGIIVDSVMTVAETADGKTLVDEEDVMIKKQKGPSMDDVELIRGVVIDKTRVHDGMPKKIVKAKVALIATPLEITKTQIKAKIKISTADQINAFSTQEREALKKLADAIIDSGANVLLCQKGISDIAQFYLAKAGVLAIEDVHEKDMKYAGRALHATIVSKAEALTAKDLGTADLVEEDTEGKVTRISGCTNPKTTTILLRGTSDYLLDELERAVVDGTRVVMDAMEDGTYVVGGGAVEIEILMKIREYAQTVGGRVQMAIEAYGAAYESIPRALAENSGFDPIDKLVELKNVHSMGRKNAGLNVYDGTVVDMLAEGVIEPLRSKRQSIQSASETAVMLIRVDDMMITQQGGRGGAPGM, via the coding sequence ATGTCACAACAACTTGGCGGACAGCAGATTGTCATTCTCAGGCAGGGAACAACCCGGACCCGGGGCAAGGAAGTCCAGCATTCGAATATTATGGCTGCAAAGGTGATCGCCAGTGCGGTCAGATCTACGCTGGGTCCCCGGGGCATGGACAAAATGCTCGTGAACCCTGCCGGGGGTGACGTTACCATAACCAACGACGGGGCGACTATCCTTGGGGATATTGCGGTAAAACATCCCGGCGCAAAGATGGTGATTGAGGTCGCACTTACCCAGGACAAGGAGGTTGGTGACGGCACAACCACTGCAATCATTCTGGTTGGCGCCCTCATGGAACAGGCAGAATCGATGCTTGACCTGGGTATTCACCCGACCGTCATCGCAGAAGGTTATCGCATGGGCATGGATAAGGCGCTGGAGATCGTGAACCGTCTTTCGCTCAAGGTTGACCCATCAGACCGGAAGACCCTCCTCAAGATCGCCAACACCGCAATCACCGGTAAGTCCATCGAGCAGGTGAAGGGCAAGCTTGACGGTATTATCGTCGACTCGGTCATGACCGTAGCCGAGACGGCTGACGGTAAAACTCTCGTTGACGAAGAAGATGTGATGATCAAAAAGCAGAAGGGACCGTCCATGGACGACGTTGAACTGATCCGCGGCGTGGTCATCGACAAGACCCGGGTCCACGACGGGATGCCCAAAAAGATAGTCAAGGCAAAAGTTGCCCTCATCGCAACTCCCCTGGAGATCACCAAGACCCAGATAAAAGCGAAGATTAAGATCTCTACTGCTGACCAGATCAATGCCTTCAGCACGCAGGAACGCGAAGCATTAAAGAAACTCGCCGATGCGATCATCGACAGCGGCGCAAATGTTCTCCTCTGCCAGAAGGGCATCTCGGACATCGCCCAGTTCTACCTTGCCAAAGCCGGCGTCCTTGCAATCGAAGACGTGCACGAGAAGGATATGAAATATGCCGGCCGGGCGCTTCATGCAACTATTGTTAGCAAGGCCGAGGCACTTACGGCAAAAGATCTCGGGACTGCCGATCTTGTTGAGGAGGATACCGAAGGCAAAGTGACCCGCATATCCGGGTGCACGAACCCGAAGACCACGACCATCCTTCTCCGCGGGACAAGCGACTACCTGCTCGATGAGCTTGAGCGGGCCGTTGTCGATGGCACCCGCGTTGTAATGGATGCCATGGAAGACGGCACCTATGTTGTTGGCGGCGGAGCAGTCGAGATCGAGATACTCATGAAGATTCGTGAGTACGCCCAGACTGTTGGTGGCCGCGTGCAGATGGCAATCGAGGCATACGGAGCAGCATACGAGTCCATTCCCCGGGCCCTTGCAGAAAATTCCGGTTTCGACCCGATCGACAAGCTGGTCGAGCTCAAGAATGTCCATTCCATGGGCAGGAAGAATGCCGGGCTGAATGTCTACGATGGCACAGTCGTTGACATGCTGGCAGAAGGTGTCATCGAGCCCCTCAGGTCCAAGCGCCAGTCAATCCAGAGTGCATCGGAGACTGCGGTCATGCTCATCCGCGTGGATGATATGATGATAACGCAGCAGGGTGGCCGTGGCGGCGCTCCCGGCATGTAA
- a CDS encoding PAS domain S-box protein, which yields MISILYVDDEPTLLDLCRSYLEMSGDFMIDIAGSAPDAMEKISTTHYDAIVSDYQMPEMDGITFLKEVRSRLGDIPFILFTGKGREEIVIEAINNGADFYLQKGGDARSQFAELAHKIKKAVERRKAKEELRTNETLLSSFKVSVDWASDQVYWLDFKGRFLYVNDSACRNTGYSREELLSMTVFDLDPDFTPEMLSQSRTILREKKTRVFTTRHRHKDGTIVDVEIMTNYVIKDGRDYSFAFARDITRRKRTEEALQESEERYRRLIAQSFDAVVIHQNGSVVSANDAAARLVKATSPGDMIGRPTLDFVDTAFFGVVSERIKTMSKAPGVTVPLIEERFRCLDGTTVDVEVIATAAVFRGKPAVQVVARDISGRKQSEEALRVANRQLNLLNSITRHDILNKIMAISGYLELMQQEPLDPKVMKMVGILEANTRSIGEYIEFTRMYQDIGSTGSRWQDLARILPSRSHLPLDITLDADIEGVSVYADPLFEKIFLNLLDNTLRHGNHATLIRVYAREYPDGLKIFWEDNGIGIPFTEKEKIFRQGHGKNTGLGLFLTREILSITGITISENGEPGLGGRFEMNVPAGGFRVTPGRTVDRRE from the coding sequence ATGATTTCAATCCTTTATGTCGATGACGAACCAACGCTTCTTGACCTGTGCAGGTCGTACCTTGAGATGAGCGGAGATTTCATGATTGACATCGCCGGTTCAGCCCCGGATGCGATGGAGAAGATATCTACCACGCACTACGACGCCATCGTGTCCGATTACCAGATGCCGGAGATGGACGGAATTACATTCCTCAAGGAAGTCAGATCGCGGTTGGGGGATATCCCGTTCATTCTTTTCACGGGAAAGGGACGCGAAGAGATTGTTATTGAAGCAATCAATAATGGGGCCGACTTCTATCTCCAGAAGGGTGGGGATGCCCGCTCGCAGTTTGCCGAACTTGCGCACAAGATCAAAAAAGCTGTTGAGCGCAGGAAGGCAAAGGAAGAGCTGAGAACCAACGAAACCCTCCTCAGTTCCTTCAAGGTTTCCGTGGACTGGGCATCCGACCAAGTGTACTGGCTTGATTTCAAGGGAAGATTCCTGTACGTGAATGATTCGGCCTGCAGGAACACCGGGTACTCGCGGGAAGAGCTCCTTTCCATGACCGTTTTTGACCTGGATCCCGATTTTACCCCGGAAATGCTGTCGCAGTCACGGACTATTCTCAGGGAGAAAAAGACACGGGTATTCACCACACGTCACCGGCACAAGGACGGAACGATCGTTGACGTGGAAATAATGACCAATTATGTAATAAAAGATGGCAGGGATTACAGCTTCGCATTCGCCCGCGACATTACCCGGAGAAAACGGACCGAAGAAGCCCTGCAGGAGAGCGAGGAGAGGTACCGGCGGCTCATTGCGCAATCTTTTGATGCGGTTGTGATACACCAGAATGGGTCAGTGGTCTCTGCCAACGATGCTGCGGCGAGGCTGGTGAAAGCAACAAGTCCCGGGGATATGATCGGGCGGCCTACTCTTGATTTCGTTGACACGGCATTCTTCGGGGTTGTAAGTGAGCGGATCAAAACAATGTCGAAAGCTCCGGGAGTGACGGTTCCCCTGATCGAAGAGCGGTTCCGGTGCCTTGACGGGACAACCGTTGACGTGGAGGTGATCGCAACCGCTGCAGTGTTCCGGGGAAAACCGGCAGTCCAGGTAGTAGCCCGCGATATTTCCGGTCGCAAGCAGAGCGAGGAGGCGCTGCGGGTTGCAAACCGGCAGCTCAATCTCCTCAACAGCATCACGCGCCACGATATCCTCAACAAGATCATGGCAATTTCCGGGTACCTTGAGCTCATGCAGCAGGAGCCGCTCGATCCGAAGGTTATGAAGATGGTGGGGATACTGGAGGCCAATACCCGTTCGATTGGCGAGTATATTGAGTTCACCAGGATGTACCAGGATATCGGCTCAACGGGATCGCGGTGGCAGGATCTTGCACGGATCCTGCCTTCCCGGTCCCATCTTCCTCTGGATATAACCCTGGATGCTGATATCGAAGGAGTTTCGGTATATGCGGACCCGCTTTTTGAAAAGATATTCTTAAATCTTCTCGACAATACCCTGCGTCACGGTAACCATGCAACACTCATCCGGGTATATGCCCGCGAATACCCGGACGGGCTGAAAATTTTCTGGGAGGATAACGGTATCGGGATACCGTTCACGGAGAAGGAGAAGATTTTCAGGCAGGGCCATGGAAAAAATACCGGCCTTGGGCTCTTCCTGACCCGTGAAATACTTTCCATTACCGGGATTACTATCAGCGAGAACGGCGAGCCGGGTCTGGGTGGACGGTTCGAGATGAATGTGCCGGCCGGCGGGTTCCGGGTCACCCCCGGGAGAACTGTGGATCGACGGGAATGA
- a CDS encoding arginine decarboxylase, pyruvoyl-dependent — protein MFVPTKIFFTKGVGVHKDRLASFELALRKAGIEKCNLVYVSSIFPPNCKQISRAEGLRSLKAGGITFCVMARNETNEPNRLVSSAIGLALPADENEYGYLSEHHAFGETQQKTGEYAEDLAATMLATTLGIEFDVNAAWSEREQTYKTSGKIIKTKHTCQSAEGDKNGLWTTTIAVAMFL, from the coding sequence ATGTTTGTCCCGACCAAGATCTTTTTCACAAAAGGGGTTGGCGTCCATAAAGACCGGCTTGCATCGTTCGAGCTGGCACTGCGCAAGGCCGGCATCGAGAAATGCAACCTTGTGTATGTTTCCAGCATCTTTCCGCCAAACTGCAAGCAGATTTCGCGGGCGGAAGGTCTCCGGAGCCTCAAGGCCGGCGGGATAACGTTCTGCGTTATGGCACGGAACGAGACCAACGAGCCCAACCGGCTGGTCTCTTCTGCAATCGGCCTTGCACTGCCGGCCGATGAGAACGAGTACGGGTACCTTTCCGAGCACCACGCCTTTGGCGAGACCCAGCAGAAGACGGGGGAGTATGCCGAGGATCTTGCGGCAACGATGCTTGCAACAACGCTCGGTATCGAGTTCGATGTCAATGCCGCCTGGTCTGAACGGGAACAGACCTACAAGACGAGCGGGAAGATCATCAAGACCAAGCACACCTGCCAGTCTGCGGAAGGGGACAAGAACGGTCTCTGGACAACGACGATTGCTGTTGCAATGTTTTTGTGA
- a CDS encoding HAD family hydrolase, translated as MNRDSQDQKILQKSVRTLLFDMDNTLFDLVGAQIASCQEVARSLGRDDGEDLFKYFLRPIRGFEAHENILDYMQDRAIPDNGHYTASCRLYETAKLRHITPYEGVIPTLRALGDRGYLMGIVTDAHSRDATRRLEKAGLLPYFHTLVSYDMVQVKKPAREPFLFALEMLRSDFSETLIVGDSPRRDIEPCRQMGIRTVYARYGDRFSRTRNYAGADFAIDSMDQLPAILERLSGPDS; from the coding sequence GTGAACCGGGATTCGCAGGATCAAAAAATTCTTCAAAAATCTGTAAGGACCCTTCTCTTCGATATGGACAATACGCTCTTCGACCTGGTTGGCGCACAGATCGCGTCCTGCCAGGAAGTTGCCCGGTCGCTCGGGCGGGACGACGGGGAGGACCTGTTCAAGTATTTCCTCCGCCCGATCCGGGGGTTCGAGGCGCACGAGAATATCCTCGATTACATGCAGGACCGGGCGATCCCGGACAATGGCCATTATACCGCCTCGTGCCGGCTCTACGAGACCGCCAAGCTCCGTCATATCACGCCCTATGAAGGCGTTATACCCACCCTTCGGGCACTCGGGGACCGTGGGTATCTCATGGGCATTGTGACTGACGCCCATTCCCGGGATGCAACCCGGCGCCTTGAGAAAGCCGGCCTGTTACCTTATTTCCATACTCTGGTGTCGTACGATATGGTCCAGGTGAAAAAGCCGGCCCGGGAGCCGTTTTTGTTCGCGCTCGAGATGCTCAGGTCCGATTTTTCCGAGACCCTGATCGTAGGGGACAGCCCGCGCCGCGACATCGAGCCCTGCCGGCAGATGGGCATCAGGACTGTGTACGCACGGTACGGCGACCGGTTCTCCCGGACCCGGAATTACGCAGGAGCGGATTTCGCCATCGATTCCATGGACCAGCTGCCCGCCATCCTTGAGCGCTTGTCCGGTCCGGATTCCTGA
- a CDS encoding 2'-5' RNA ligase family protein, with protein MEDTYLVEIRLASTKWRIREIISGIAGTFHLEPFMERHPHITLFGPLVLNPGITSDNLLETIGSVARGFGPLPFMINGWEMRRGMHGSVIAFPVTPSEPLKDLTRSLAGSLVPITGSLNAWDSRPDAKWFHITVVNRLNPEQAASCFSRLTCPGTGNPSPGPGTAGFAAHLFARIRKFLHGDVSARFPPQILDGTGLRITVLHNEEILAEYDLLGKEWIYGDHSHDSSSWQETLRRYRRAAGFEREAPRPPDPGDIFLIADMHLGHANIIRYCSRPFVFGDCPEMDRVLVRNWNYVVGESAPVYHLGDLQYGKGAPPVHEYLEQLGGRATFITGNHDLPAHGWVKSADIRHNGFHFFLVHDPAETPPDFDGWVIHGHHHNNELKDFPFMDFANRHINVSAEVIGYVPIGLLELESRMREHTDGKTRGPVLLRYPYTPPGERSAPPRLQ; from the coding sequence ATGGAAGATACCTATCTTGTCGAGATCCGTCTTGCCAGCACCAAATGGCGGATCCGGGAAATCATATCCGGTATAGCCGGAACGTTCCATCTCGAACCGTTCATGGAGCGTCACCCCCACATCACCCTGTTTGGTCCGCTGGTCCTGAACCCGGGTATTACTTCAGATAACCTTCTCGAAACAATTGGAAGTGTTGCACGGGGATTCGGACCGCTCCCGTTCATGATCAACGGCTGGGAGATGCGCCGGGGCATGCATGGCAGCGTGATCGCATTCCCGGTCACGCCCTCAGAGCCATTGAAAGACCTAACCCGTTCCCTTGCCGGATCGCTGGTTCCCATAACCGGGAGCCTCAATGCCTGGGACAGCAGGCCGGATGCGAAATGGTTTCATATAACGGTCGTAAACCGGCTCAACCCGGAACAGGCAGCGTCGTGTTTCTCCCGGCTTACCTGTCCAGGTACCGGTAACCCGTCACCCGGCCCGGGCACGGCCGGGTTTGCCGCACACCTGTTCGCACGGATCAGGAAATTCCTGCACGGAGACGTCAGTGCACGGTTCCCACCGCAGATCCTTGATGGCACGGGGCTCCGGATAACCGTGCTGCACAACGAGGAGATCCTGGCCGAATACGATCTCCTGGGAAAAGAGTGGATCTACGGGGATCACAGCCACGACAGCAGTTCGTGGCAGGAGACGCTCCGGCGCTACCGGCGGGCTGCGGGTTTCGAACGGGAAGCACCCCGGCCACCGGACCCGGGCGATATCTTCCTGATCGCCGACATGCACCTCGGCCATGCCAATATCATCCGCTACTGCTCCCGCCCGTTTGTATTCGGGGACTGTCCAGAAATGGACAGGGTACTTGTCCGGAACTGGAACTATGTGGTTGGCGAAAGTGCTCCTGTCTACCATCTCGGCGACCTGCAGTATGGAAAGGGAGCGCCACCGGTTCACGAGTACCTGGAACAACTGGGTGGCAGGGCCACATTCATCACCGGGAACCACGACCTGCCAGCGCACGGGTGGGTGAAAAGTGCCGATATCCGGCATAACGGCTTCCACTTCTTCCTAGTGCATGACCCGGCCGAGACTCCCCCGGATTTCGATGGCTGGGTCATTCACGGCCACCACCACAACAACGAGCTTAAGGACTTCCCGTTCATGGATTTTGCAAACCGGCACATCAATGTCAGCGCGGAAGTCATCGGGTACGTTCCGATCGGCCTCCTGGAATTGGAATCCCGCATGAGGGAACATACCGATGGCAAAACACGCGGGCCGGTGCTTCTCCGGTACCCGTACACCCCTCCCGGAGAACGATCTGCACCTCCCCGTCTGCAGTAA
- a CDS encoding MBL fold metallo-hydrolase translates to MIFERVFSEGLAHNSYLIGSGRKAVVIDPRRDCGIYQDIAFRHECVITHIFETHRNEDYVVGSHELRERCGAEIYHGSRMDFSYGNPVKDGDRFVIGTLEITILETPGHTEESISLVVRDLKVSDQPYMVFCGDTLFAGDIARTDFFGQERKAEMAGKIFASITEKLLPLGDGVIVCPAHGAGSVCGGEIADHPFTTIGYERKTNPVLGLGKEGFIVKRITESPYVPPYFRQMEILNRTGAPLLPRGPSLRPLATRDVEEFRKTGCQLIDIRAPTSFGAGHIPGSLSVWREGLSAFLGWFADYEKPIILIDDFNQNLETVHRQCIRLGYDNIAGFLAGGFPGWTKAAREINTIPTCSVQELKVRRDTGTPYLLDVRDIKNRRAVGFIPGSDHIYVGEVPQHIDRIPRDRPVYIYCDAGYKGSLAASYLAARNYHNITNVLGGMTAWKQAGFRVEK, encoded by the coding sequence GTGATCTTCGAGCGGGTTTTTTCTGAGGGGCTTGCCCACAACTCTTATCTCATCGGGTCGGGCCGGAAAGCGGTTGTGATCGATCCCCGGCGGGACTGCGGAATCTACCAGGATATCGCATTCCGGCACGAATGCGTCATCACGCACATCTTCGAGACGCACCGGAACGAGGATTACGTTGTCGGGTCGCATGAATTGCGGGAGCGGTGCGGAGCAGAAATCTACCACGGGAGCCGGATGGACTTTTCGTACGGGAACCCGGTGAAAGACGGGGACCGGTTCGTGATCGGAACCCTGGAGATAACCATCCTTGAGACACCAGGGCATACCGAAGAGAGCATCTCGCTTGTGGTCCGGGACCTTAAAGTTTCCGACCAGCCGTACATGGTCTTCTGCGGCGACACGCTCTTTGCCGGCGACATTGCCCGGACCGATTTCTTTGGCCAGGAACGAAAAGCGGAGATGGCCGGGAAGATCTTTGCCAGCATAACGGAGAAACTTCTCCCGCTTGGCGACGGGGTTATTGTCTGTCCTGCCCATGGCGCAGGATCGGTCTGCGGCGGGGAGATTGCGGATCACCCGTTTACCACGATCGGGTACGAGAGGAAGACCAACCCGGTTCTCGGCCTTGGAAAAGAAGGATTTATTGTAAAACGGATCACGGAATCCCCATATGTCCCGCCATATTTCCGGCAGATGGAGATCCTGAACCGGACAGGGGCCCCGCTCCTGCCCCGCGGGCCATCCCTTCGTCCGCTGGCAACCCGTGACGTGGAGGAATTCCGCAAAACCGGCTGCCAGCTCATCGACATCCGCGCTCCCACCAGTTTCGGGGCCGGGCATATCCCCGGGAGCCTCTCGGTCTGGCGCGAAGGGCTCTCCGCGTTCCTTGGCTGGTTCGCGGATTACGAAAAACCGATCATTCTTATCGATGATTTCAACCAGAACCTTGAAACAGTACACCGCCAGTGCATCCGGCTCGGGTACGACAACATTGCCGGCTTCCTTGCGGGAGGATTTCCCGGCTGGACAAAGGCAGCCCGGGAGATAAACACCATCCCGACCTGCTCGGTCCAGGAGCTCAAGGTGCGGCGGGATACCGGAACCCCGTACCTGCTTGATGTGCGGGATATCAAAAACCGGCGCGCTGTCGGGTTCATCCCGGGCTCGGACCATATCTATGTCGGTGAAGTTCCGCAGCACATTGACCGGATCCCACGGGACCGGCCGGTGTACATTTACTGCGATGCGGGGTACAAGGGTAGCCTTGCCGCAAGTTACCTTGCGGCCCGCAACTATCACAACATTACCAACGTTCTTGGCGGGATGACCGCATGGAAGCAGGCCGGGTTCCGGGTTGAAAAATAA
- a CDS encoding pyridoxamine 5'-phosphate oxidase family protein, with protein MEIIKIPRMEKQEYDKLIEKGYVCRIAFQGEKYPYIAPFLYVFDGSFLYFLSTKYGKKLEYFRKSPYVSVEIEKYTKDLSSYTFVTLQGYLEEVHDSIEKKIIREKFVDLIVERNLSCNILAALGHSPADAPVAIAEEERSLVWKLVGVKDLVALKNL; from the coding sequence ATGGAGATCATCAAGATCCCGCGGATGGAAAAACAGGAATACGACAAGCTGATTGAGAAAGGCTACGTCTGCCGGATCGCATTCCAGGGTGAGAAGTACCCCTACATCGCCCCGTTCCTCTACGTCTTTGACGGCTCATTCCTGTATTTTCTCTCGACAAAGTACGGGAAGAAACTAGAATACTTCCGGAAAAGCCCGTATGTTTCAGTAGAGATCGAGAAATACACCAAAGACCTCTCGTCATACACATTCGTTACCCTGCAGGGCTATCTTGAAGAAGTGCATGACTCCATAGAGAAGAAGATCATCCGGGAAAAATTCGTGGATCTCATTGTAGAACGAAACCTCTCGTGTAACATCCTTGCCGCCCTCGGCCACTCACCTGCGGATGCCCCCGTTGCCATTGCCGAAGAGGAGCGATCCCTGGTCTGGAAACTGGTAGGGGTCAAGGACCTGGTTGCGCTGAAAAATCTCTGA